A window of Mytilus edulis chromosome 10, xbMytEdul2.2, whole genome shotgun sequence contains these coding sequences:
- the LOC139493115 gene encoding SH3 domain-containing kinase-binding protein 1-like isoform X2, whose product MTKKPRPKKPPPPTTTPSLAQASVKLPEKTAAPEAPHHTDKHVKKEKEDLPSVEKSAPPALPSKKPSVPPPLLRKPAKPDPPRPTSQTEHKLPPPTITKEESTKDTEEKKHTGQFDEIQASSDKLTHLTASRPKGPSKRPPSQVFNHTSQGITKTVKHIDIETNVESEEEERNGDVKDTHWLKEDKTQHSKSHVKDTDIHKGGPSHSDIHKGGPSHSDIHKGGPSHTDINKDRPSHTDIHKDRPSHTDIHKDRPSYSQPTDNHKGGPSLPPTRPPEPSPAVTATVPAAALTSLHTAIEDLKKEIHNLKLNTVSKTAFEELKHDNEKIRHELDSLKASSNRKLRDLINEVDEEKKIRLSTQVEIERIKKLVNESHV is encoded by the exons ATGACTAAGAAA CCACGTCCAAAGAAGCCTCCACCCCCTACCACAACCCCATCATTAGCTCAGGCGAGTGTAAAATTACCTGAGAAAACAGCTGCACCAGAGGCACCTCATCACACAgacaaacatgttaaaaaagaGAAAGAAG ATTTACCAAGTGTTGAAAAATCTGCACCTCCGGCATTACCCAGCAAGAAACCTTCTGTACCTCCACCACTGCTTCGTAAACCAGCAAAACCAGACCCCCCACGACCCACATCACAAACAGAGCACAAACTGCCACCCCCCACAATAACAAAGGAAGAATCTACTAAAGATACAGAGGAGAAAAAACATACAG GTCAATTTGATGAAATACAGGCCTCGTCTGATAAACTTACTCATCTGACAGCAAGTCGACCAAAAGGTCCTTCTAAACGACCTCCATCACAAGTCTTTAACCATACG TCTCAGGGAATTACCAAGACTGTCAAG CACATTGACATTGAAACAAATGTTGAAAGCGAG GAGGAAGAAAGAAATGGTGATGTTAAGGATACTCATTGGTTAAAGGAGGATAAAACTCAACATTCAAAGTCTCATGTTAAAGATACAGACATCCATAAAGGAGGCCCAAGTCATTCAGATATACATAAAGGAGGGCCAAGTCATTCAGATATACATAAAGGAGGGCCAAGTCACACAGATATCAATAAGGATAGGCCAAGTCACACAGATATCCATAAAGATAGGCCAAGTCACACGGATATCCATAAAGATAGGCCAAGTTATTCACAACCAACAGATAACCATAAAGGAGGACCAAGTCTTCCCCCAACACGACCTCCTGAACCCAGCCCAGCAGTCACGGCGACAGTACCTGCAGCAG CTCTCACAAGTCTTCACACAGCCATAGAGGATCTTAAGAAAGAAATACATAACCTCAAATTAAACACAGTATCAAAAACAGCATTTGAAGAACTTAAACATGATAATGAAAAAATACGACATGAATTAGACTCACTTAAAGCTAGCAGTAATAGAAAGCTGAGAGACCTTATTAACGAAGTGGACGAAGAAAAGAAGATACGACTCAGTACTCAAGTGGAAATAGAACGCATTAAGAAATTAGTCAATGAATCGCATGTGTAG
- the LOC139493115 gene encoding SH3 domain-containing kinase-binding protein 1-like isoform X4 — protein MTKKPRPKKPPPPTTTPSLAQASVKLPEKTAAPEAPHHTDKHVKKEKEDLPSVEKSAPPALPSKKPSVPPPLLRKPAKPDPPRPTSQTEHKLPPPTITKEESTKDTEEKKHTGQFDEIQASSDKLTHLTASRPKGPSKRPPSQVFNHTSQGITKTVKEEERNGDVKDTHWLKEDKTQHSKSHVKDTDIHKGGPSHSDIHKGGPSHSDIHKGGPSHTDINKDRPSHTDIHKDRPSHTDIHKDRPSYSQPTDNHKGGPSLPPTRPPEPSPAVTATVPAAALTSLHTAIEDLKKEIHNLKLNTVSKTAFEELKHDNEKIRHELDSLKASSNRKLRDLINEVDEEKKIRLSTQVEIERIKKLVNESHV, from the exons ATGACTAAGAAA CCACGTCCAAAGAAGCCTCCACCCCCTACCACAACCCCATCATTAGCTCAGGCGAGTGTAAAATTACCTGAGAAAACAGCTGCACCAGAGGCACCTCATCACACAgacaaacatgttaaaaaagaGAAAGAAG ATTTACCAAGTGTTGAAAAATCTGCACCTCCGGCATTACCCAGCAAGAAACCTTCTGTACCTCCACCACTGCTTCGTAAACCAGCAAAACCAGACCCCCCACGACCCACATCACAAACAGAGCACAAACTGCCACCCCCCACAATAACAAAGGAAGAATCTACTAAAGATACAGAGGAGAAAAAACATACAG GTCAATTTGATGAAATACAGGCCTCGTCTGATAAACTTACTCATCTGACAGCAAGTCGACCAAAAGGTCCTTCTAAACGACCTCCATCACAAGTCTTTAACCATACG TCTCAGGGAATTACCAAGACTGTCAAG GAGGAAGAAAGAAATGGTGATGTTAAGGATACTCATTGGTTAAAGGAGGATAAAACTCAACATTCAAAGTCTCATGTTAAAGATACAGACATCCATAAAGGAGGCCCAAGTCATTCAGATATACATAAAGGAGGGCCAAGTCATTCAGATATACATAAAGGAGGGCCAAGTCACACAGATATCAATAAGGATAGGCCAAGTCACACAGATATCCATAAAGATAGGCCAAGTCACACGGATATCCATAAAGATAGGCCAAGTTATTCACAACCAACAGATAACCATAAAGGAGGACCAAGTCTTCCCCCAACACGACCTCCTGAACCCAGCCCAGCAGTCACGGCGACAGTACCTGCAGCAG CTCTCACAAGTCTTCACACAGCCATAGAGGATCTTAAGAAAGAAATACATAACCTCAAATTAAACACAGTATCAAAAACAGCATTTGAAGAACTTAAACATGATAATGAAAAAATACGACATGAATTAGACTCACTTAAAGCTAGCAGTAATAGAAAGCTGAGAGACCTTATTAACGAAGTGGACGAAGAAAAGAAGATACGACTCAGTACTCAAGTGGAAATAGAACGCATTAAGAAATTAGTCAATGAATCGCATGTGTAG
- the LOC139493115 gene encoding SH3 domain-containing kinase-binding protein 1-like isoform X5 produces MTKKPRPKKPPPPTTTPSLAQASVKLPEKTAAPEAPHHTDKHVKKEKEDLPSVEKSAPPALPSKKPSVPPPLLRKPAKPDPPRPTSQTEHKLPPPTITKEESTKDTEEKKHTGQFDEIQASSDKLTHLTASRPKGPSKRPPSQVFNHTEEERNGDVKDTHWLKEDKTQHSKSHVKDTDIHKGGPSHSDIHKGGPSHSDIHKGGPSHTDINKDRPSHTDIHKDRPSHTDIHKDRPSYSQPTDNHKGGPSLPPTRPPEPSPAVTATVPAAALTSLHTAIEDLKKEIHNLKLNTVSKTAFEELKHDNEKIRHELDSLKASSNRKLRDLINEVDEEKKIRLSTQVEIERIKKLVNESHV; encoded by the exons ATGACTAAGAAA CCACGTCCAAAGAAGCCTCCACCCCCTACCACAACCCCATCATTAGCTCAGGCGAGTGTAAAATTACCTGAGAAAACAGCTGCACCAGAGGCACCTCATCACACAgacaaacatgttaaaaaagaGAAAGAAG ATTTACCAAGTGTTGAAAAATCTGCACCTCCGGCATTACCCAGCAAGAAACCTTCTGTACCTCCACCACTGCTTCGTAAACCAGCAAAACCAGACCCCCCACGACCCACATCACAAACAGAGCACAAACTGCCACCCCCCACAATAACAAAGGAAGAATCTACTAAAGATACAGAGGAGAAAAAACATACAG GTCAATTTGATGAAATACAGGCCTCGTCTGATAAACTTACTCATCTGACAGCAAGTCGACCAAAAGGTCCTTCTAAACGACCTCCATCACAAGTCTTTAACCATACG GAGGAAGAAAGAAATGGTGATGTTAAGGATACTCATTGGTTAAAGGAGGATAAAACTCAACATTCAAAGTCTCATGTTAAAGATACAGACATCCATAAAGGAGGCCCAAGTCATTCAGATATACATAAAGGAGGGCCAAGTCATTCAGATATACATAAAGGAGGGCCAAGTCACACAGATATCAATAAGGATAGGCCAAGTCACACAGATATCCATAAAGATAGGCCAAGTCACACGGATATCCATAAAGATAGGCCAAGTTATTCACAACCAACAGATAACCATAAAGGAGGACCAAGTCTTCCCCCAACACGACCTCCTGAACCCAGCCCAGCAGTCACGGCGACAGTACCTGCAGCAG CTCTCACAAGTCTTCACACAGCCATAGAGGATCTTAAGAAAGAAATACATAACCTCAAATTAAACACAGTATCAAAAACAGCATTTGAAGAACTTAAACATGATAATGAAAAAATACGACATGAATTAGACTCACTTAAAGCTAGCAGTAATAGAAAGCTGAGAGACCTTATTAACGAAGTGGACGAAGAAAAGAAGATACGACTCAGTACTCAAGTGGAAATAGAACGCATTAAGAAATTAGTCAATGAATCGCATGTGTAG
- the LOC139493115 gene encoding SH3 domain-containing kinase-binding protein 1-like isoform X1 — MTKKPRPKKPPPPTTTPSLAQASVKLPEKTAAPEAPHHTDKHVKKEKEDLPSVEKSAPPALPSKKPSVPPPLLRKPAKPDPPRPTSQTEHKLPPPTITKEESTKDTEEKKHTGQFDEIQASSDKLTHLTASRPKGPSKRPPSQVFNHTSQGITKTVKHIDIETNVESEGSKVFRTITEEERNGDVKDTHWLKEDKTQHSKSHVKDTDIHKGGPSHSDIHKGGPSHSDIHKGGPSHTDINKDRPSHTDIHKDRPSHTDIHKDRPSYSQPTDNHKGGPSLPPTRPPEPSPAVTATVPAAALTSLHTAIEDLKKEIHNLKLNTVSKTAFEELKHDNEKIRHELDSLKASSNRKLRDLINEVDEEKKIRLSTQVEIERIKKLVNESHV; from the exons ATGACTAAGAAA CCACGTCCAAAGAAGCCTCCACCCCCTACCACAACCCCATCATTAGCTCAGGCGAGTGTAAAATTACCTGAGAAAACAGCTGCACCAGAGGCACCTCATCACACAgacaaacatgttaaaaaagaGAAAGAAG ATTTACCAAGTGTTGAAAAATCTGCACCTCCGGCATTACCCAGCAAGAAACCTTCTGTACCTCCACCACTGCTTCGTAAACCAGCAAAACCAGACCCCCCACGACCCACATCACAAACAGAGCACAAACTGCCACCCCCCACAATAACAAAGGAAGAATCTACTAAAGATACAGAGGAGAAAAAACATACAG GTCAATTTGATGAAATACAGGCCTCGTCTGATAAACTTACTCATCTGACAGCAAGTCGACCAAAAGGTCCTTCTAAACGACCTCCATCACAAGTCTTTAACCATACG TCTCAGGGAATTACCAAGACTGTCAAG CACATTGACATTGAAACAAATGTTGAAAGCGAG GGGAGTAAAGTTTTCCGTACTATCACG GAGGAAGAAAGAAATGGTGATGTTAAGGATACTCATTGGTTAAAGGAGGATAAAACTCAACATTCAAAGTCTCATGTTAAAGATACAGACATCCATAAAGGAGGCCCAAGTCATTCAGATATACATAAAGGAGGGCCAAGTCATTCAGATATACATAAAGGAGGGCCAAGTCACACAGATATCAATAAGGATAGGCCAAGTCACACAGATATCCATAAAGATAGGCCAAGTCACACGGATATCCATAAAGATAGGCCAAGTTATTCACAACCAACAGATAACCATAAAGGAGGACCAAGTCTTCCCCCAACACGACCTCCTGAACCCAGCCCAGCAGTCACGGCGACAGTACCTGCAGCAG CTCTCACAAGTCTTCACACAGCCATAGAGGATCTTAAGAAAGAAATACATAACCTCAAATTAAACACAGTATCAAAAACAGCATTTGAAGAACTTAAACATGATAATGAAAAAATACGACATGAATTAGACTCACTTAAAGCTAGCAGTAATAGAAAGCTGAGAGACCTTATTAACGAAGTGGACGAAGAAAAGAAGATACGACTCAGTACTCAAGTGGAAATAGAACGCATTAAGAAATTAGTCAATGAATCGCATGTGTAG
- the LOC139493115 gene encoding SH3 domain-containing kinase-binding protein 1-like isoform X3: MTKKPRPKKPPPPTTTPSLAQASVKLPEKTAAPEAPHHTDKHVKKEKEDLPSVEKSAPPALPSKKPSVPPPLLRKPAKPDPPRPTSQTEHKLPPPTITKEESTKDTEEKKHTGQFDEIQASSDKLTHLTASRPKGPSKRPPSQVFNHTHIDIETNVESEEEERNGDVKDTHWLKEDKTQHSKSHVKDTDIHKGGPSHSDIHKGGPSHSDIHKGGPSHTDINKDRPSHTDIHKDRPSHTDIHKDRPSYSQPTDNHKGGPSLPPTRPPEPSPAVTATVPAAALTSLHTAIEDLKKEIHNLKLNTVSKTAFEELKHDNEKIRHELDSLKASSNRKLRDLINEVDEEKKIRLSTQVEIERIKKLVNESHV; the protein is encoded by the exons ATGACTAAGAAA CCACGTCCAAAGAAGCCTCCACCCCCTACCACAACCCCATCATTAGCTCAGGCGAGTGTAAAATTACCTGAGAAAACAGCTGCACCAGAGGCACCTCATCACACAgacaaacatgttaaaaaagaGAAAGAAG ATTTACCAAGTGTTGAAAAATCTGCACCTCCGGCATTACCCAGCAAGAAACCTTCTGTACCTCCACCACTGCTTCGTAAACCAGCAAAACCAGACCCCCCACGACCCACATCACAAACAGAGCACAAACTGCCACCCCCCACAATAACAAAGGAAGAATCTACTAAAGATACAGAGGAGAAAAAACATACAG GTCAATTTGATGAAATACAGGCCTCGTCTGATAAACTTACTCATCTGACAGCAAGTCGACCAAAAGGTCCTTCTAAACGACCTCCATCACAAGTCTTTAACCATACG CACATTGACATTGAAACAAATGTTGAAAGCGAG GAGGAAGAAAGAAATGGTGATGTTAAGGATACTCATTGGTTAAAGGAGGATAAAACTCAACATTCAAAGTCTCATGTTAAAGATACAGACATCCATAAAGGAGGCCCAAGTCATTCAGATATACATAAAGGAGGGCCAAGTCATTCAGATATACATAAAGGAGGGCCAAGTCACACAGATATCAATAAGGATAGGCCAAGTCACACAGATATCCATAAAGATAGGCCAAGTCACACGGATATCCATAAAGATAGGCCAAGTTATTCACAACCAACAGATAACCATAAAGGAGGACCAAGTCTTCCCCCAACACGACCTCCTGAACCCAGCCCAGCAGTCACGGCGACAGTACCTGCAGCAG CTCTCACAAGTCTTCACACAGCCATAGAGGATCTTAAGAAAGAAATACATAACCTCAAATTAAACACAGTATCAAAAACAGCATTTGAAGAACTTAAACATGATAATGAAAAAATACGACATGAATTAGACTCACTTAAAGCTAGCAGTAATAGAAAGCTGAGAGACCTTATTAACGAAGTGGACGAAGAAAAGAAGATACGACTCAGTACTCAAGTGGAAATAGAACGCATTAAGAAATTAGTCAATGAATCGCATGTGTAG